A window of Primulina tabacum isolate GXHZ01 chromosome 4, ASM2559414v2, whole genome shotgun sequence contains these coding sequences:
- the LOC142543642 gene encoding putative pectate lyase 10, with protein MEAFSRNLLFFSCVIVVLFVTTTAVRHNPHAKAPAVHVTSQNATETCGTGNPIDDCWRCDPNWMRHRRRLADCAIGFGRNAIGGRDGRYYVVSDPSDDDPVNPRPGTLRHAVIQDQPLWIVFKRDMVITLKQELVMNSFKTIDGRGADVHIANGACVTIQYVTNIIIHGLHIHDCKRTGNAMVRSSPSHYGWRTMADGDGISIFAGSHVWIDHNWLSSCSDGLIDAIMGSTAITISNNYFTQHNEVMLLGHNDSYTGDRVMQVTVAYNHFGEGLIQRMPRCRHGHFHVVNNDYTSWEMYAIGGSANPTINSQGNRFLASSNPFAKEITKRVVNPSDDKWRHWNWKSEGDMMLNGAYFVPSGRSAPASYTRASSLVAKPASMVGILTADAGVLYCHKGVRC; from the exons ATGGAGGCGTTTTCgagaaatttattgtttttttcgTGTGTTATTGTTGTGCTCTTTGTTACCACCACCGCGGTAAGACATAATCCACATGCCAAGGCTCCCGCCGTCCATGT AACCAGCCAGAACGCCACTGAGACCTGCGGAACGGGCAACCCAATAGACGACTGCTGGCGGTGTGACCCAAACTGGATGCGCCACCGCCGGCGCCTGGCAGACTGCGCCATCGGCTTCGGCCGCAATGCCATCGGCGGAAGAGACGGCAGATATTACGTAGTCAGCGACCCCAGTGACGACGATCCCGTGAACCCCCGTCCAGGAACCCTCCGCCACGCTGTTATCCAGGACCAACCGCTATGGATCGTGTTCAAACGCGACATGGTGATTACCCTAAAGCAAGAGCTGGTCATGAACAGCTTCAAGACCATCGACGGCCGCGGCGCGGACGTGCACATCGCGAATGGAGCTTGCGTTACGATTCAGTATGTGACAAACATCATCATCCATGGACTGCATATTCACGACTGCAAGCGCACGGGGAATGCTATGGTTCGGAGCTCGCCTTCGCATTATGGGTGGAGAACGATGGCTGATGGTGATGGGATTTCGATATTTGCAGGAAGCCATGTTTGGATTGATCATAACTGGCTCTCGAGCTGTTCTGATGGTTTGATTGATGCTATCATGGGTTCCACTGCGATTACGATTTCGAACAATTATTTCACTCAGCATAATGAG GTCATGTTACTGGGACACAACGATTCTTACACAGGAGACAGGGTCATGCAAGTTACCGTTGCCTATAATCATTTTGGGGAGGGACTAATCCAGAGAATGCCGAG GTGCAGGCATGGACATTTCCATGTAGTAAACAATGACTACACATCTTGGGAGATGTATGCCATAGGTGGCAGCGCTAATCCCACAATCAACAGTCAAGGCAACAGATTCCTCGCCTCAAGCAACCCTTTTGCTAAAGAG ATTACAAAGAGAGTGGTGAATCCTAGTGACGATAAATGGAGACACTGGAACTGGAAATCGGAGGGCGATATGATGCTAAATGGCGCCTATTTCGTGCCATCAGGGCGTAGTGCACCTGCGAGCTACACCAGAGCCTCGAGTCTGGTGGCTAAACCGGCTTCAATGGTAGGGATCCTCACTGCTGATGCTGGTGTGCTTTATTGTCATAAAGGTGTCCGGTGTTGA
- the LOC142543643 gene encoding uncharacterized protein LOC142543643 — MEHAGVIFQYPISLLHDPSKVCCKTRAFALNPSEFFSSNSVLKVKEQTLTSATRIKRLKDPKVHASPVVYAAQSNFLKVFQTVLKVGKDGIEAGTNMVPESIPRPIARISVTVVMAGVALFLLKSFLSAAFFVLAMMGLSYFIFIALNKDEGPKGGGGTTSVDTSLEEARRIMEKYK; from the exons ATGGAACATGCCGGAGTTATATTTCAGTATCCCATTTCTCTACTACATGACCCATCAAAAGTTTGCTGCAAAACTCGGGCGTTTGCCCTCAACCCATCTGAATTCTTCTCCTCAAACTCAGTTTTGAAGGTAAAGGAGCAAACTTTAACCTCGGCCACTCGAATTAAGCGGCTCAAGGATCCCAAAGTTCATGCTTCGCCTGTTGTTTATGCAGCACAATCCAATTTCTTGAAAG TTTTTCAAACAGTACTGAAAGTTGGCAAGGATGGAATTGAAGCCGGAACCAATATGGTGCCT GAATCTATTCCAAGACCGATAGCAAGAATATCTGTTACTGTAGTTATGGCGGGTGTGGCACTCTTTTTACTGAAATCATTCCTATCTGCGGCATTCTTTGTTTTG GCTATGATGGGACTAAGCTATTTCATATTCATAGCCTTGAATAAGGATGAAGGTCCAAAAGGGGGTGGAGGAACCACTTCTGTTGATACTAGTTTGGAAGAAGCCAGAAGAATCATGGAGAAGTACAAGTAA